From Oreochromis niloticus isolate F11D_XX linkage group LG15, O_niloticus_UMD_NMBU, whole genome shotgun sequence:
TATCTCACTCACTGTATGTGGCGCAAAACAGTCTACCCTGAACAGCGGTTTCACTGTGGTCGCCCTCACGCTCTGCCCACTGTGCAGCGCAGGTTAACGGTGTGGACAGACGGCTATCCAGTGGTTGAGCGAGCTGGAACATGGAGTAAAGGTCTTAATGTGGAGGAGTAGAATTGAATTCCCTGGCAGTGCTCTTCTGTGAGGCACACTCTTCAGATTAAAGTCATTCTGAGGGAGAGGGGTGGGGGGAAAAGCCTCTCCTGTGGATCTTTTGGCACTCAATTACAATTTGGCATATTGTGAGGAGCAGCTTGGCAAAATGTGCTGCAGGAGGGTAGCAGctctggtgtaatgtttttagCCGCCCACTGGGTCCCCCTATATAGGGTGTTTCCATACATTTGTTTCCTCTTATTAATCATCACTGCAATAAAAACAAGGTTATACAGTTGGCGGttgtatgtttatttttcttttacacataCATTTACAGATCGGTCTTTTCTTCTGACCGAGCCATctctgcttgtttgttttcagtattACCACGTGCAACATAAGCCTCTTAATGCAGATTATAAGGACTAATGATTTATTTCCATTTAATACAGGTAGGGTGCAATGCATGCCCATCTGCCAGAGGGCAAAGTTGCCACTGACAGCAGTGGGATATTTGgcaatttttgttgttgttttaaaacaaATCACACCCAAATTACCTGGACGTCATAGCTCGTAAACATAGCCAACAGTCGAACCTAATCCTGAAgaaacattttgtatttacactAGCAAAACACTTGTGCACACAAATGCCGGTGATCTCATTCGAAAAGTTTGATGttcctttcttctttctctgcAGGGAGTTTACCGCTGAGGCGTCGGAtggatgatgaggaggaggatatGTCACAGCCCATCTCGCAACTGTGGGGAACTCCCTTTAGGGGTGTCAGACACGAAGACCGAGTCGCACAGATCGCAGCCGGACAGGCCCTCGCCGCCGTCACTGCCGCCATGTCCACGTCGCAGAGCCACAGCAACAACAGCGTCAACGCGTTGCCCTGCAGCTTACAACGGCAGCCTTGCCTACCGTTTCATGGTAAGGAGGGGGTGAGCCTGCTGAAGGTTATGTGGGCTTGTAGTTTTAGAAACATGCGGTTTAACTTCTGACTACAAGCAGTTTATTTCATCTCTTGGGTTTCTCGTCGGGGGTGCTGTATGAGGAGATCCAAACCTTGGAGCATGAGACAAACAAAATGCCATTTAAAAATACCACAGCAAAACAGATAAGCCTAGAAATCAGTTCTGTGAGATCCCTTTGTGCTATAATATTCATAAGAGGAACTCTCTATGTGACTGTCTTCAGTGCAGTATTAGGCATATGCTTCTGACATAATGCgaagaaaaaattaatctgaatttgatcagtggttattacagaagatccatttttgttttactttggatTTTAAAAGATCATTtctttaaaagataaaaatagacaACAATAATTGTAAAGCATGTAAAGCGACATACCAGTGTTAATATGTGCCTCAGTTTTAATCCAATAGTGTTTTCCAATGTCTAATCAAATCAGTATGACATCATGATAAATGAATTAAATAGACGCTGAAGTAGAATGTTGTTTGCTTGTTGACTCGGTATCAGTGCTTGAGAGGTGCCTATTGTTCCGTCTTAAAGTCATCAATGCATAAACACCACTGACTGTTATTACCTTGTCATTCAATGTAATGGATGTCATGCACTTGGCTTTATGCCATCTCTCCACACAGCgttttttaaagatattgcGTTGTTCTGTGAGGCGAAATTTCAGAGCGTTCTGCACACATGATAAcattaaaaattgtttttcttcaagTGGCACGACTGTAGGAAAACATGCTGTCAGGCAGTGAGTAAACTCAGTGACACGGCCCAGAAAGAGGCGGCGGATCGCTGAGGATCTTGTTGATTTAATAAGGTGTTTTCCACCTGCCGTCACTCATGCTCACTTTTCTTGATTGTGAACTCTTCACTTGTACTTCATGTACTTTGTAATTTTTCCAGTCACGAGAAGATCTGATATAATCTTCCCGTGACCTGTTTCAGTTTTACAAACTATTATAGCaccatatttatattgtatatttGCGTAGGCGAGTCAGACACAACTGTGTTTGAGGCCACTAATAGTAAACAAGATAGTAAGCCTCGGtttcaaacagtttttttttttccttttttttaactgcctAGTTTAACTTCATAAGCAAAACATTAGCAGTTTTACTGAACTGAAACTACTACCTACTCAAATCAAACACTGCTTATATTACTTATGTAGGGATCTTGGCAATAACACTGACCACAACTTctcaccatttttaaaaaatcgaGCAACAACTCAAGTGTTAAGAAGCTTGATGTTTTCCTTTTAGGCTACGCCAGATTGCGCTTGCATTTTCCCGTTCACTTTGATCCCATGGAAGACCGGGGAGATattgaagaggaggaggaggaagaggacagaggggAAGACATTGACAGCGTGGCAGAGAGACCCGAGGAGCTGAGTGTTGAGGTGCAAATTGGTCGTAAACTACGGGAAATTGGAGACAAGTTCCAACAGGATCACGTTGAACTGGTAAGCCTCGCTCCAGAGTGGCGAAGCAGATCCACAGCAACCCTTACCTTCAAACACCAGGCACTCAAATCCATATCCAGGCATAACTTGTAGAGACACTGAACATCTTTTAACTTACATtacacaaaagaagaagtggatAATATCTAAATGCTCAATTAGGTTGTTGAATCACAGTTTGTACGTGCCAGTGAGATCTAGCAGCAGCAGGGAACAGCGGTTCTAAACAGCTGCTAGAACTCAGACTATATTGTgttacctttttttgttttttttattttatacatgtGTCCTTGATTAGAGACACTAATTACAGCTAAGCTGTGCCAATTTGTGGCTCGCTCTTTGGGTAAAAGGGAGAAGTTTTGCCAGCTTAAATTACTGCAGCCCACATTGGCTAAAAATAGCCCGAACAGTCATTCAGACACTTTCTCGAAGAAAACGAAAACTCTTAAATCATTATTAAGCCGTGATTTAGCAACTTCACGAAAAGAACAAAACCAAGAAGGAGATTATAAATAGATATCTATATAAACAACCcatttcagtgttttggttTATTGTCAGTTTATGGTCAGAGGCATCTCTGTCttctgaaacactgaaacctCATGTGGGAGTGACTAAATTTCTTTATTgtctataaaaaaaatcatctttgtTACTTGTAAGGTTACCTGAAAGTAGGACTTTTTAGGGTTTATTTCCTAATAAGTTCCCAAACACAAGGCTCAAGTTGGAAAGCTCGTCCGTGAACACATGTCGTGTAGTTCAAGATAAATGTTGATGCACTTAATTGTGCATCAATATTTGCAAAGCAGTTACTGGACTTCTCATGGGCTTAGTTAATAAGTACAAATAAACTGGGACAGGCAAGTTTCTTATCTGCTGCCATGAGGAATTGCTCTGCCAGCAAGGTGTGGCTAATGCATTTGGAGACGCATtcagatgaaaaagaaaagctgtaTACAGTTTTGAGTTTGGTGTAAGGTTTGAGAAAGGACAGGTGAGACCGTCACGAACGGGAGTTAGCAGCGAGTCTGTGTCTGGGTAGACTCGGTCGGCTGTTTATATGCTCATCTAAAAATAGAGTCTGACTCACACACTTATAGACACAGCCAGTAACATGACGGCTACCCACAATACCTCAGTTGTCCCGCTGCCTGCCTCAGCGTGTGTGTTTTCTCGGTGTGTTTTGGTTTGCGTGTGTAACTCTGTGACACAGAGataagagacttttttttttttttttttctgtctgctgtCTGCGCAGAAGATGGTTTCATCATACAGGATCAGATATTGCTGTTGTAGGAATATTCCAAAGGGGGAATAATCACAAGTGCTCCTGTATGATATCCAATCACTTGTCTGTACCGTCTCTGCTGCTATTGTTAGACTTTTTCACTTGCTTCTCCAAGCAGAAGTTGCCAGTGTGGGCCaatgtgtgggttttttgttaGTGTGAGGCACGCTGTGTTTGTGGTTTGAGTCTTGTCCATCAATTTTGACTACTTTGGTGGCTGGCTGCTTAAATGCTCAGGCATTACTCAGGGGGTAAAAATTAACCCTTTGTTACACTGAAGAAAAGGGGAGGTGAGCGTGGATATTGTCCCTAAAAGTGGcgaacaaaacacacaatattcCTCACTACCAACAAGAGTGAATGCATAAAGATGAGCTTCATGTGAAACACAAGAGTAGTGTTTAAATAAGCTCGGCAGTGTAAAATTAAGGCAATTAAAGACAATTAGGGTTACATTTAGCAGTGCTGGTTCAGCTCGGTCTGCTAGTTCTGCATCAAATAGCCTGTGGCCGGCTCTGATTGCTAGCCTGGTAGAGACCTTGGTGAAGAGAGCgcaggggggagggggggtttGCCTAACAAGAATGCTTATGCAACAGGCTGCAATGTCTGAACGCGCCTGTTCAGGATGCCAGAGGGAGCGGTGCAGGATTAGAGATGAGGAGGTGGAGACAGGAGATTTCAGGATGCAGCAAGAACCCCTTCATCTGTCTGTAGCCCACAAGGCACGAGCACCCCAATGGAAAATGAGGGTGGAAATGAGACGGTAGCTTAATATGAGGGAACGGTTtcatttttgctttgctttgttttgataatttgcttctatttttttttttttttttttttgctgactgCGCTATTAAAGGAGAGCTGTGctgagctgcagccacgcttTCTTTGAAAGCATTTCACTTAGAGCTCCTTGTATTGAAGTCAGCAGTGCAATATTTAATTAGAGGGACAACTAAAACCTTTGAGAGGCAGATGAAGTAATGCTGCTGGGATGATTGTCAGATCCTGGGAGCTAAAACCTTTTAATATTTTGATCAACTTTTTAGCTTGAAACCAAGTAAATCATTATAAATATTTTCTGTGAGGAGAATGAGACTTCCTGGGGAGGGGGTGGGGATTGAAGGCACTTTGGTGTGCGTGTGACAGACAGGTTTTCTCGACACAAGCTAATGTTGTGGAAACATCCAGTCTAGTTGGTCATATGGTTTCATCTCACAGGGTTTACCACAGTTCACAATGCTTTACCTCAGAAACCTTTtcaatcaaaatcagtgtgtgtgtgtgtgtgtgtgtgtgtattgacTTTCAGAACTGACAAGTGTTGTGATTCTGATATGACAGGAAGCTTTTATACGTCCCGCTCTTGTTGAGGCTGACAacatgtcttttcttttcttttgtctgtcCCCTTGCAGTTTATGAGGCACCACAGACAAAACCTGCCTTTCTGGATGCGCCTTACCATGGCtctgtttgggtttttgtttccAAGAGAGGCTGTCATCCCCCATCTGAGAGGGGAGCACAGATGAAGGGACTTCTTCCTGGCCCTCGCCTCAGCCCCTTGCTTCCCCAACAGGAAACGAGGGACTGGACTGGACGGCACTGTAAGATGGAACACGggtttggatttttgttttctagTAGAAAACGATGAGATGAAGAAGACACTGGTCACCGCTGGACGGAGACTGATCaacttttttcttgcttttgtttgtttgtttgttttttgcctctCCGAGAAGAAGCCATTCTGTTTGAAGAGATATTTTCGAAATATTTGTAAGATTACCTATTTTGTACAGTAAACTGCTCTTTTATTTGGTGTTTAAAGTCTTGAAGGACCTCCATCAGTCCAGGGAATGCCTTATTCTCTCCTGCCACAGCACATAGTCTTTTGCATCAAGTAAATCATTataaaaaagattacatttaAGATTAGGCCACTATGATGGTGACAGACTGTGGACGTGGACATTTCTGTGTGCTAAAGATACTGACTTTCAACCTTGAGGACTCAAGGCACATTTTTGTTTATCCTCCCAAAATAACTTCTCATCCTTTTAGTGTTCCACATcggctaatttaaaaaaaaaaaagaaaaaaaaaaaggttgttgTGACATTGTGGCAATTTATCACTGCGATGTCGGTCAGCTCAGATTCGTATTTTACCAGCTTCCACTGTAGATATAGGATGCTATAAAAACCTGTGTCTTTCACTGACATCATCTGCATCTCGAGTACCACGAGGGGCGTAACGGTACACAGAAACCTGGTGTTTGAGACATGGATTGATTGATCATCATTCATTTAAACAAATCATGAAAGGCAACAGTGCAATTTCATTTGACAGAGCTATTGAATTTGAGAAAACACCAGTTGATTGGCTGTGCAAGACAAACTCAACATGTAGTGAGAGTTAACACAACATTAAACATGCATAATAATATTGCCACAGTGCTTGGCCACATTTCAAGGCTaactgtgttagcatgctgcAGCTACTGGACTAAACCCAGTGCAGTGTTTGGTGCAGCTTGCTTGAAAAGTGTGCAGACAAACATAGGCTTCACATCAGAGAGCACACCAAACCGAAGAACTTTCATGCTGAAGGAACACGTGCAGAACGGTATCGTTACACGCCTGGGTACCACTCAAGCTGGAGGTGACGACAAAAACTGTGCAGATTCAGACACTGTTTTTGTAACGCATGTATACTTGAATTTAGGTGTACTAGAAAATATTTCAAGAGCTGACATAGTGACAGTGGTTACGATTTCTGTTTGTGATGCGTGTTGAAACCAAATGAGCACAAACAAAGTCAAACAAATCTCACTCGTGGGATTACGATCAGGGAAACGGAAACAATCAGACAGCTGAGAAGCTTTGGGGAAAAAATCatcatccccccccccaaaaaaaaaaagaagaattccAGGTTGTATTTCTCTGGCTGGGTTGACAATCTGAGTTTTTACCCTTTGCTCCATCGCTTTGGGAGTATTTTAAAGGGTGAGCAATATTCAAGCCAGTGGACACAGTAACCATCTTTAAGTTTTCAGCTGTCAATAATGAGCAGTATTTGCAGGCAGACTTCCCCTGAATACGCCGCTTTGCAAACTTACAGAAACATTTTGGAGTTACGTTAAAgagatgcatttttattttatttcactccAGGTGCACCAGATGTGCTAATACGCATTATATCTCTGTCAGTGGTACATTCAGCTTCGCTTAGTAGGAACAACTTCTGTACAGTTTAAGAACCATTTTTAGTAGCGCGAGAGACGCGTCTGAGGGCAGGGCAAGCGCTACACATCCTCACGTGACACCTGCTACTTTAGTGACACATTTTACAGCAATGCAACCACTGTTCCGTCAATGAAGTCTTTAAGGACTTTAAATATGAAGTTAAAAGGACTCATTTGCTGTATTTTCTCAGTCTGTTGCAGATTCATGTTATGGATTTTTGAAGACactgtcagattttttttttctttcattttttttttcttcgggGAGTAGTTAATTCTGTGACACTTGCGTTGTGCTAAAAACTTTTTGAGTGAGGACACGATGCCAAGAACTCACTCACTTGATGCCAGTTAATCTTGATTGATGTCATACTCAACACCGAACAAGCAAACATGGTTTTCTTTAAACATTCTCCAAAGCAGTTTTAACTCAACATCAGCTTGTAAGTGTGTTTCAGATTGTCaggtttttgtctttgaattaAACGTTTCCTGCAAACACTGAACGCTGAGCCAATTCAGATAGccatgacacttttttttttttggtcttcaGTCCAAAGCTTCTTGCTGTCTTTCATTAACTACTCCCTGTCCTTAACAAGAAAAGTttcctttagttttttttttgagagagagataatttattctaatttattttatgtatatttgcCCAGTGCTACTGTATAAATGCTATCTCAGTGTGTACAGTCCTTTTCTTCTCATTGTTGAGGTGCATTCAGTTGCGTGTTTGATGCCTGTGTGTGGGGAGGTTGGACTAAAGCCATGTGCCTCGTGCGTCCTCACACCAGCGGTGTGAGTCTTTACAAATCATGCGAAAACCAGACAATCAAATGTACAAAATGTGCCTTGTGAGTAACCGACCTGCCACATCTTCACCATCGACACTTGGCATATCTCTCAAAGTCACTGGTCACAGCTCCTGTTTCACTTGGGCTCTGTGAGATCAACttccagaaaaataaaataaaaaaatcagtttgaCTTCTCACAACAGCTTGCGAGGCACAGGCTCAACCTTTGACATCTCTCAGCACGAACGGCGAGTTTCACCATGCAAACCTTCTCAATATCAGAAACGACTGTTTGCAATCAAtgtgcactgtaaaaaaaactttttatcGGTATACTGTATTTCGCGCCTCTCTCTTTCTACTCCTGCGCTGATCTTCCCCTCTAGATGCTTGAAACTTTCTAAGATCAGTAAAATGCTGGATCGGCCTAGCTTGTCtgggtttttgtgctttttttaaaaaaacaaaacaaaaacaaatctgcaGTCTAGTAGGGGTTTACGTTTATAGGAGGAATGAGCCACCATGGTGCCCAGAATTCTTTTGTGAGATGGGTAGAGCATCCACTCAGTCGGTGTGATGTTTATCTGAGCCTGTCGTTACCAACCACTGTTGCAACCTTGACTCAcgtgaaacatttgttttatatgtttgaCCTTCAGTGTCTTTAATATCAAAATTTTtcaatttataaaaaaaaaaaatgtatatccAAGAAAGAGTACATCTTTACTGTCAAgtgctgtgatttggtgtttTTTATACATTAGACATGAATTTGACTGAGCTATTGTTGCTATCTTTATAAAAGTCTAAATTTtaccacacttttttttttgtaagaacTAGAACAAGACGACTTTTGCTTTTCtacaaatgcttttttttttttcaatgttgagGCATTTTTGATTTTGGATATTGCCAAGTCTGCtctgtcactttcagttcaaggGCTTTTTTCGATAATATGTAAATGGAGTAAAAATGCATGTCCAACattcctggaaaaaaaaatctgtatccTAAGGGTTTGAATGTAATTTAATGGAGTGAAAAACCACAGTATCGCTTTTAATACATGAACTGAACAGTGGGACTTAATTCAGACTCCTGTGCTCGGTTTGGTGCACAGAGTTTGTGTTGTCTTTACATTGCTTTCTTTATGTTCAGAGTGGTCTCAAGGATTTCACATTCATGTGTCCTATGAAGTGAGACCCAGTCCAGATGTAGCAGTTTTTGATAAAGCATTGGCTGTGTTATCTTTGGGACTGCTCTGTTTCTCCTGAACAGTTTTCAAACAGTGCAGGACATTGGTGTGATGGAGGGACTGAAGGAGGATGggggatgttttgttttgttttttttcctttttctagtGCAATATGCTGTACATAAGAGCTTGGCTCACAAGATCTTACGATTTCTCtccatttcttttgttgttaaatGGGTACAttgccattttgtttttgtttttttcattaaaattttatGGATAATTGACATGACTTGTGTTTGCTTTCTTTTATTAAGCATCCCAAAGTTGTCTTTCTTTGTCTGGTCATTATTTGATAGAAAAGACCAATGTACACACATCCAAACTAGGTGGAGGTATGACTGGGAAGATGCTACATATCATACAGAAGTTACTAGGTGCCCTTCCTGAGACTACCCTCTCATTTATCTGAGCTAGGAATTGGGAGTACACTAGATTTTGGCCACCTTATGCTTTGTTGTCAACCTTAAAGTAGGACTCTTTTGGATGTGAGGCAAACATGTTAACCACTATGAGGAGCCATTATAGTGCCAACATATCAATAAAATGAATTTCTTTCACCCAAAAAAAACTAAGCATGTACTTCTTGGATGGGCTGCAGTACAATAAACTGCATGGCAAGCCATCTACACGTAGTACAATGAGTATAAAGAGTTCTTTGTGTTTTCAGGGtaacactgagaaaaaaaagaacctgAGAAAATTctcagaaatactgcgtttttTAAAAGAAGGGTATCTTTAGTACAGCCACCCTGCTCTAGAGTGGGCACAAGTTagtaaactaaactaaaaatgaaactgtttcCAGAGTTGGAGTTAATAgtagttttaaaaataagtatGTCATTTGGGGCACCATCTGCTTCAGTTTTAAGCATTCctttaaaatgttaatttatGACAAGTGGCAGCCAAAGTTTCTTGTGTTGGTTGTGTATCACCCCAAGATGGTTATTCTGGACAGTTAAGTTAATGTGAGCTGTCCTGATGACCCCAGATAGATCATTTTGCAATAATTAATAGTGCCTAGCTGATATTTTCAACTTCAGGGAGATCACCACAGCCATTGGCATCAAAGGCACATTGCAAGACACCCTCACATCTGCTTAGTATgattttgagattaaaaattATTGGTTAACTTCCCAGTGTATTAAAAGTACTCAAAGCCACTGTTATGTCTTTATTTTAGGCTAACCTGTAAAATGCTCATGGGTCAAAACATGTCTATGTAGACAGGTGGCACAGCTGGTGTGATCCTGCTGCAAGACTGTTTACACTTTATGGACACAATGAGTTTTTGATATGATGATAAAAAGTCAAGCaagtttattttatgttatcaTATTACATCTTGAATTAAGCAGTTACTGCTGTGGggtatttttctgcttttgcatTAGTGTTGTGAACAGCTTCTGGTCTGCGTGTGTGAGATGACACAAAGACACATGCAGTTAAGTCCATCAGATTTgggtggattttaaatcaagatTGACTGATCAGACTAACATAATTATAAAGGTAAGGACTGTTTTTAAGATTTTAACATTTGTAGTCAGTCATGATCTACAGTCTTGAACCATTGAAAAATATCCCATTTCCTTGCTTGGAGAAATTCTTGGGTTCcttttgcagtatgctttgaGTCATTATCTATTTGGACTGTGAAGAGCTGTCTGTTtggttttgcagcatttggctgaatctgagcaaaGAGTATAGCCCTGTACACTTCACAACTTCTATCAGAAGACACATCATCAATAACCACTAGTGACCCAGTTCCACTGGCATCCATGCATGCCCGTGCCATAACATTGCTTCCACTGCATATCACAGATGATGTGATATGCTTCAGATCGTGACCTGTTTATCTTCCTTTCCATACATGTCACTTTCCATCATTCTGGTACAACTTAATCTTGGTCTTTCTCTACCCaaaatgttttgggtttttttccagaattgtgcaacattttcagatgttttttggcCAAATCTAACCTGGTCGTCTTGTTCTTGAGGGTAATCAGTGGTTTGCTCATCGTAAACCTTCTGTATTTCCATTTAAAAAGGCTTCTTTTGATCATGATAATGATCTCCCTGAGAGTGTTCTTGACTTGGTTAGATGCTGTGAAATTACTGTTCTTGgccatggaaataattctgtcatcatgCTCCTTAGTTGTCTTAGTGGTCTTTTGGGACTTTTGGTGTTGCTAAGCTGCCCAGTGgattcatctttttttaagaGCGTAAATATCTATAAGACTGACTATTGATTTGGCCACTCCTAAAGTTTTTGgtttatatataaaatgttgttttttgttgttttttttttttttggttttcatcGTGGGGATGGCCTCCTTCACTAACCTCAAGGAACTCTAGGGTTGCTTTAGCAGTATGCTTTGGTCATTATCCATTTGGACTTTGAAGCGCTGTCTGCTCAGTTTTGGTGAATCTGAGAAAACAGTATAGCCTTGTACTTTTCACAATTCTTCCTGCTACTTCTATCATCA
This genomic window contains:
- the LOC100690873 gene encoding uncharacterized protein LOC100690873 isoform X2; its protein translation is MTSDAKRSLPLRRRMDDEEEDMSQPISQLWGTPFRGVRHEDRVAQIAAGQALAAVTAAMSTSQSHSNNSVNALPCSLQRQPCLPFHGYARLRLHFPVHFDPMEDRGDIEEEEEEEDRGEDIDSVAERPEELSVEVQIGRKLREIGDKFQQDHVELFMRHHRQNLPFWMRLTMALFGFLFPREAVIPHLRGEHR
- the LOC100690873 gene encoding uncharacterized protein LOC100690873 isoform X1; the encoded protein is MRQSDGVFPQQLKMQFPCLTPCDMTSCKERYMTAAASLGSLPLRRRMDDEEEDMSQPISQLWGTPFRGVRHEDRVAQIAAGQALAAVTAAMSTSQSHSNNSVNALPCSLQRQPCLPFHGYARLRLHFPVHFDPMEDRGDIEEEEEEEDRGEDIDSVAERPEELSVEVQIGRKLREIGDKFQQDHVELFMRHHRQNLPFWMRLTMALFGFLFPREAVIPHLRGEHR
- the LOC100690873 gene encoding uncharacterized protein LOC100690873 isoform X3, giving the protein MDDEEEDMSQPISQLWGTPFRGVRHEDRVAQIAAGQALAAVTAAMSTSQSHSNNSVNALPCSLQRQPCLPFHGYARLRLHFPVHFDPMEDRGDIEEEEEEEDRGEDIDSVAERPEELSVEVQIGRKLREIGDKFQQDHVELFMRHHRQNLPFWMRLTMALFGFLFPREAVIPHLRGEHR